From Daucus carota subsp. sativus chromosome 6, DH1 v3.0, whole genome shotgun sequence, the proteins below share one genomic window:
- the LOC108225596 gene encoding PH, RCC1 and FYVE domains-containing protein 1, translating to MTIFQSSSLGERDAEQAITALKRGSYLLKYGHRGNPKFCPFRLSSDETSLIWYTGKQEKEVQLKHVSRIIPGQRTAIFHRYPRPEKEYESFSLIYDKGSLDLICKDKDEAEIWFVALNALLSRGNGQVLRRRGSSDSLSSSGSSNLPKGHSQSFISTSSSDIVYEDQENTQALQGFSVNPPRKRLGRALSELLLYDSAAQFSPHREFDEKSFSMQSSQDARNQADTSRLSISSAMSSSGPGSPQEDLDTFGDVFIWGEGISDGLIGGGFRRSSSSTPLKDALSPKVLGSVLALNTKEVSCGSKHAVLVTKHGMIYSWGEGSGGRLGHGVDADVPNPKFISAFNELEIKSVSCGENHTIAITVSGDLYTWGDGIHKFGLLGHGNEFSQWIPKRVRQMEGMHVSVISCGPWHSAIVTETGLLLTFGDGTFGALGHGDRFSTNIPREVEALKGLRVVTVSCGVWHTAAVVEISSDHSNCYGSSSGHLFTWGNGNEGQLGHGDDESKLVPSCVVVLNEINFCQVACGHSITVALTTLGKVYTMGSAKHGQLGSPGSPGKLPICIEGELRSNFIGEIACGSHHVAVLSSNSEVYTWGKGTNGQLGHGDLDDRNIPTLVKALKEKHIKSIICGSNITAVICYHKQVSVADYHMCSSCHAPFNFRRKRHNCYNCGLVFCKACSSKKSLKASLAPDMNKLYRVCEICFSKLNKVVVSTSPVLPPKVTCGNTKASSGETKEQETSLIKTNSVLSKLSSFNSFRRLSNSQCKKSMKQNLNSGLVSPIQNRSFRKESSSTSNSSASLNECSQIVSPSLPSSVVNSLTSSPVSITSSPSHPSSLALNSAALAYPNIIPDDSKKTNYNLSKEIYILREQVEVLTRKSQLLEAELSKKSKLLKEATDVIWDEKARNEVNGTNQMLTRRQQ from the exons ATGACTATCTTCCAGAGTAGTAGTCTTGGTGAAAGGGATGCTGAACAG GCCATTACAGCTTTAAAAAGAGGATCTTATCTACTCAAGTATGGCCACCGAGGGAACCCAAAATTCTGCCCTTTTCGTCTTTCTAGT GACGAGACATCACTAATATGGTATACTGGGAAACAGGAGAAAGAGGTTCAGTTAAAACATGTTTCCAGAATTATTCCTGGACAGCGAACT GCGATATTTCATCGTTATCCTCGGCcagaaaaagaatatgaatCATTTTCGCTCATATATGACAAAGGGTCATTGGATCTG ATATGCAAAGACAAGGATGAAGCTGAAATCTGGTTTGTGGCCCTCAACGCACTACTATCACGGGGTAATGGTCAAGTATTAAGACGCAGAGGAAGCAGCGACAGCCTCTCGTCTAGTGGTTCAAGTAATCTTCCAAAAGGACATTCTCAGTCATTTATTTCAACAAGCAGCAGTGATATAGTTTATGAG GATCAGGAGAACACACAAGCACTTCAAGGATTTTCTGTGAATCCCCCTCGGAAAAGACTGGGAAGAGCATTATCAGAATTATTGTTATATGATTCTGCTGCTCAATTTTCCCCTCATAGAGAGTTTGATGAAAAGTCTTTTAGCATGCAATCATCGCAAGATGCCCGCAACCAGGCAGATACTTCTCGACTTAGTATATCCAGTGCCATGAGTTCATCAGGCCCGGGATCTCCTCAAGAAGACCTTGATACATTTGGTGATGTTTTCATCTGGGGAGAAGGAATCAGTGACGGGCTAATAGGTGGTGGTTTCCGTAGAAGTAGTTCTTCAACTCCCCTTAAAGATGCACTTTCTCCGAAGGTTCTAGGATCAGTTTTGGCACTAAATACCAAAGAGGTTTCCTGTGGTAGCAAGCATGCTGTACTAGTTACTAAACATGGTATGATATATAGTTGGGGAGAGGGGTCAGGCGGAAGGCTAGGCCACGGAGTGGATGCTGATGTTCCCAATCCAAAGTTCATCAGTGCTTTTAACGAATTGGAAATTAAATCGGTTTCATGTGGAGAAAATCATACCATCGCTATTACGGTATCTGGGGATCTTTATACATGGGGTGATGGTATCCACAAATTTGGGCTACTTGGGCATGGGAATGAATTCAGTCAGTGGATCCCTAAAAGGGTGAGGCAGATGGAGGGTATGCATGTATCTGTGATCTCATGTGGACCATGGCATTCAGCTATTGTTACAGAAACAGGTCTTCTGCTTACATTTGGAGATGGGACTTTTGGTGCCCTGGGCCATGGAGATAGATTTAGCACAAATATTCCCAGAGAAGTAGAAGCTCTAAAAGGGTTACGGGTAGTGACAGTAAGTTGTGGTGTCTGGCACACTGCTGCTGTTGTAGAGATAAGTTCTGATCATTCAAATTGCTATGGCTCATCAAGTGGACATCTCTTTACTTGGGGGAATGGGAACGAAGGGCAGCTTGGTCATGGGGATGATGAATCTAAACTTGTTCCATCTTGTGTGGTGGTGTTGAATGAGATAAACTTCTGTCAAGTAGCATGTGGTCACAGCATCACTGTTGCCCTTACAACCTTGGGAAAAGTATATACAATGGGTAGCGCTAAACATGGACAGCTAGGGAGTCCTGGGAGTCCTGGAAAGCTTCCCATCTGCATTGAAGGTGAACTCAGAAGCAATTTTATTGGAGAAATAGCATGTGGCTCTCATCATGTTGCAGTGTTGAGCTCAAACTCTGAGGTTTACACTTGGGGAAAGGGAACAAATGGACAATTAGGCCACGGGGACCTTGATGACAGAAATATTCCTACACTTGTCAAAGCTCTTAAAGAGAAACACATTAAGAGCATAATATGTGGATCCAATATTACAGCTGTTATCTGTTATCATAAGCAGGTAAGTGTTGCTGATTATCACATGTGCTCTAGTTGCCATGCACCCTTTAATTTCAGAAGGAAACGTCACAACTGCTACAACTGCGGACTAGTGTTTTGCAAAGCTTGTAGCAGTAAGAAATCTTTAAAAGCTTCTCTGGCACCAGATATGAACAAGCTTTACCGTGtgtgtgaaatttgtttttccAAACTAAACAAGGTTGTCGTAAGCACATCCCCTGTACTACCCCCCAAAGTCACATGTGGGAATACAAAAGCCAGCTCTGGTGAAACCAAGGAGCAAGAAACCTCGTTGATTAAAACAAACAGTGTACTTTCTAAGCTTTCCTCTTTTAATTCGTTCAGACGGTTAAGCAATTCACAATGCAAAAAGAGTATGAAACAGAACTTGAATAGTGGACTTGTATCTCCAATTCAAAACAGAAGTTTTCGAAAGGAAAGCTCTTCTACTTCTAATTCCTCAGCTTCTTTAAATGAATGTTCACAAATTGTATCTCCTTCTCTTCCTAGCTCAGTAGTAAATTCTCTTACTTCTTCACCAGTTTCCATTACCTCAAGCCCTTCTCATCCCTCGTCACTCGCATTAAATTCAGCCGCTCTTGCATATCCTAATATCATTCCAGATGACTCAAAGAAAACAAATTACAACCTCAGCAAAGAAATATACATACTAAGGGAACAG GTGGAGGTTCTCACTCGCAAGTCTCAACTCCTGGAAGCTGAACTCAGCAAAAAGTCAAAGCTGCTAAAAGAGGCAACTGATGTTATCTGGGATGAGAAGGCGAGAAATGAGGTGAATGGAACGAATCAGATGCTAACCAGAAG ACAGCAATGA
- the LOC108228095 gene encoding F-box protein At3g07870-like, with the protein MAKKGKGGQKYRRPTRPSHNSTPDASPEKLTGKTLPEDVIVEILSRTPAKSLVRFRCVCKSWLSLTHHPKFIEMHLKRNKLRNKCLLLHGFLPKYTARAVSLFRLNEPLVNLFDIKKNFVRKKDYPKNFSFADFFNEMTVCGSVNGIVCLSHTQYPEEGFYVEWGRFVVLWNPAINRTKLVMIPPRKTLFDIWQMVSVGLGFDAVDNDYKIIRLVPVAVSDDNLQGDKAHAESRVEIYSSNKDRWKAVNKGAMIHFYPNRPNCSFIIKGVPYWSDEKALCAIDPHTGMYKNIPHPEYVKNEKTLVHCINMNDLVSVLVYSPGESPNQMVDFYVLDNSGSWMKQFTTGPIVGEGLRMPTGLTTVEGVQIPQHLITGAGLRLPQLLTTGEIVVLNPFNGSTYFYDPKTSHLSGKFAAFQPLWFQSYCHVESLVSVKGMLPFGNEGKSRKNKPGEKNRDKYLSEGFKLVLHFYQI; encoded by the exons ATGGCGAAGAAAGGAAAGGGCGGCCAAAAATATCGCAGGCCCACCCGACCTTCACACAACTCAACACCAGATGCATCACCGGAAAAACTCACCGGTAAAACTCTGCCGGAAGATGTGATCGTGGAAATACTTTCTCGAACTCCGGCCAAATCTCTGGTACGATTCAGGTGTGTTTGCAAATCTTGGCTATCTCTAACTCATCATCCTAAATTCATAGAAATGCATCTTAAGCGCAATAAGTTACGAAACAAATGCTTGTTACTTCATGGATTTTTACCTAAGTATACTGCTAGGGCCGTGTCTTTGTTTCGTCTTAACGAGCCGTTGGTAAATTTGTTCGATATTAAAAAGAATTTCGTGAGGAAAAAGGATTATCCTAAGAATTTCAGCTTTGCTGATTTTTTCAATGAGATGACTGTTTGTGGTTCGGTTAATGGTATTGTTTGTCTTTCGCATACTCAGTACCCGGAGGAAGGGTTTTATGTGGAATGGGGACGTTTCGTTGTGTTGTGGAATCCAGCTATTAATCGTACGAAATTAGTTATGATCCCACCTAGGAAGACGTTGTTTGATATATGGCAAATGGTTTCCGTGGGTTTGGGTTTTGATGCTGTGgataatgattataaaatcattaggCTTGTACCTGTTGCTGTTTCGGATGATAATTTGCAGGGTGATAAGGCACATGCTGAGAGTAGGGTTGAGATTTATTCTTCTAATAAAGATCGTTGGAAAGCTGTTAACAAGGGGGCTATGATCCACTTCTATCCTAATAGGCCGAACTGCAGTTTTATTATCAAGGGGGTGCCATATTGGAGTGACGAAAAAGCTCTTTGTGCAATTGATCCTCATACGGGGAtgtataagaatattccccacCCAGAGTATGTTAAAAACGAAAAGACTTTGGTACATTGCATAAATATGAACGACTTGGTTTCTGTCCTTGTCTACTCTCCTGGTGAAAGTCCAAATCAAATGGTTGATTTCTATGTGTTGGATAACTCTGGTTCTTGGATGAAACAGTTTACCACTGGGCCGATTGTTGGTGAAGGATTGCGCATGCCTACGGGCCTTACTACTGTTGAAGGAGTCCAGATTCCTCAGCACCTTATTACTGGTGCAGGATTGCGGTTACCTCAGCTCCTTACTACTGGTGAGATTGTAGTTTTGAATCCATTTAATGGGAGTACGTACTTCTATGACCCCAAGACTAGTCATCTCTCTGGTAAGTTTGCTGCTTTTCAGCCACTGTGGTTCCAATCTTATTGTCACGTAGAGAGCCTTGTTTCTGTTAAAGGAATGTTACCTTTTGGTAATGAGGGTAAAAGCAGGAAGAACAAACCCGGGGAGAAGAACAG GGATAAGTATCTATCTGAAGGTTTCAAATTGGTGCTGCATTTCTATCAAATCTGA